From Triticum aestivum cultivar Chinese Spring chromosome 4A, IWGSC CS RefSeq v2.1, whole genome shotgun sequence, a single genomic window includes:
- the LOC123083266 gene encoding BTB/POZ and MATH domain-containing protein 2-like, translating into MSTSGLMSAMRAAGRQHITVSTLRTAPAAGSHVFRIEEFTRVREKTANGAAVLSSPFAVGGHDWRIRCFPNGRLKDSEGHISLHLQHDSHAKTGDVTATYKMSILDKSWEPSCTQIMENHRFETDDGYWGWRKFMKHTDLDRDKYLKDDCLSVLCDVTVDLGLRTTDEVAAAAEELNSEPAPSEPHHDLHLAEAADVMIHLGDGQRIGAHRWVLEARSLVFKSEIALAPTTDENIAELRVDGMDADVCKALLRFIYTDSPPAQLEAAPATTVEQLLMAADRYELKKLRAACEEALCKKIDVSSVATALALDERYCCPTLRKACMRFLSSPDNLEAVAASSDGLEQLKTLRPSVLLDLFDKNMPLREQQRMLRTIRLVWDQSDKGW; encoded by the coding sequence ATGTCCACGTCCGGGCTCATGTCTGCCATGCGCGCCGCCGGCCGCCAGCACATCACGGTTTCCACCCTCCGCACGGCGCCGGCAGCCGGCTCTCACGTCTTCCGGATCGAGGAGTTCACACGAGTCAGGGAAAAGACGGCGAATGGCGCCGCCGTCTTGTCAAGCCCTTTTGCCGTCGGCGGCCACGACTGGCGTATCAGGTGCTTCCCCAACGGCAGACTCAAAGATTCGGAGGGCCATATCTCTCTCCACCTCCAGCACGACAGCCACGCCAAGACCGGCGACGTCACGGCGACGTACAAGATGAGCATACTCGACAAATCCTGGGAGCCGTCGTGCACCCAAATAATGGAGAATCACCGCTTCGAGACAGACGATGGTTACTGGGGCTGGAGGAAGTTCATGAAACACACAGATCTTGACAGGGACAAGTACCTCAAGGACGACTGCCTGTCGGTCCTCTGCGACGTCACGGTCGACCTCGGGCTGCGCACCACCGATGAGGTTGCGGCGGCCGCGGAGGAACTCAATTCGGAACCGGCGCCGTCCGAGCCTCATCATGACTTGCATCTGGCGGAAGCAGCGGACGTAATGATCCACCTTGGCGACGGGCAGAGGATCGGAGCGCACCGGTGGGTGCTAGAGGCCCGATCCCTGGTATTTAAATCCGAAATCGCGCTCGCCCCGACAACCGACGAGAACATTGCTGAACTACgcgtcgacggtatggacgccgacgtGTGCAAGGCGCTGCTCAGGTTCATCTACACCGACTCACCGCCGGCGCAGCTCGAGGCCGCGCCCGCAACGACCGTGGAGCAGCTGCTCATGGCGGCGGACAGGTACGAACTGAAGAAGTTGAGGGCCGCCTGCGAGGAGGCGCTGTGCAAGAAGATCGACGTGAGCTCCGTGGCCACCGCCCTGGCGCTGGATGAGCGGTACTGCTGCCCGACGCTGAGGAAGGCGTGCATGAGGTTCCTCTCTTCTCCTGATAACCTAGAAGCTGTGGCGGCGTCATCTGATGGTTTGGAGCAGCTCAAGACACTCCGCCCCTCTGTCCTGCTGGATCTATTCGACAAGAACATGCCGTTGCGTGAGCAGCAACGGATGCTCCGGACAATCAGACTCGTGTGGGATCAGTCTGATAAAGGGTGGTGA